cctagccttcacaacctcctcaggcaaggagttccacaggttgactgtgtgctgtgcgaggaagaacttccttttatttgttttaaacctgctgcccattaatttcatttggtggcccctagttcttatatgatgggaacaagtaaataacttttccttattcactttctccacaccactcatgattttatagacctctatcctatccccccttagacttctcttttccaagctgaaaagtcctagcctctttaatctctcctcatatgggacccattctaAACCCCTGATCATTTCAGTTCTTGCCAGGAAGCTCACAGCTCTGCTGAAGCTTGGCAtggagtggaggcaggcaggAAAGGGAGAGCTGTCTGTAGGTCTTGTCTCTCCCTATTCTATCCAGCCGgcctccctcctcctctgccagGATTAGTTTGTCCAGGTTCACTGTCACACACTCTGGATAATGGAAGTCGTGACCCGAACCCGCTGCTCTTGGCTCTCAGAGCAGGCGAAGGAAATGAAAGACTGCATGAGACAATAGGCAGCGCCTGTCGGAGGGACCAGAATAGCCCCAGCGCCACGAGCCCAGGGTGGTTTCCTGTCTCATTAGTAATGAGGCAGGGGAACGCCAGGCTCAAGGTCAGCTCTCCAAGGGACTGGGAAGTTCAGATGGAGCTGTTCCTCAGGCCCAGTTCCAGGGGGAAAAGCAAGACAGGGCATTTGAAAGGCTTTGCAGTAACAGTGCCCCCCTTGGGACCACTTCCACCATGCAGTGCTCTGCAAACAGCCAGTGGATAAGCGCCAAACCCTGTAACCACCAGCTGGCTGCATTCATCCCCATGCTAAGGCTGGGAAAACCGAGGCACAAGGCATTGGAGTGACTCaccaaaggtcacacagtgagaaagtgtcagggctgggaacagaacccgtGCATCCTGGCTCCTCTGTCACTGTTCTAACAGCTGGACCACACTTCTGCCTACCCAGTCTCTCAGTAGAGCAccgtctgggggcgggggggggggcactgggaaTCGAGCAAGAGCTGTAGGCACCCCCAAGCTGAGCACAAGCctggaggaagggatggaagcCTCTGGATGAACCTGTAGGGCTTTACTGGCCTCCCCCAGGTCTCGTTCTCTGCTCTGGGCTCTCTGCCAGTTCTTGCTTCAGATGCTCCACAGCTGAAGgtctctgcacaaagcaggagggtagcagggagctgcaggggtactGGCTGGTGGATCTCCCCAAACTGATGGCAGTTCCTCAGCAGGccaggctgggcctggctccccactccgCAAGTCTCCTGGGGAGTGCGCGGCTCAGGATGGCAGGGTCGCTCCCGGGGGCTCACCTTTCTCCATGTACTCCGTGATGATGTAGATGGGCTCCTGAGTCACCACAGCATAGAGCCGCACCAGCTTGGGGTGCTGCAGGCTCTTCATGAGGTTGGCTTCTGCCAGGAAGGCGCTGGGGGACATGCTGCCCTGCTTCAGATTCTTAATGGCCACTTTGGTGTGACCGTTATAGTAACCTGcggagagatggggcagggggcaaggagggagaggaggcccGTGTTACCGCAGTGAGTGGCTAGCATGATCCTCCTGCCACTACGCTGTCAGCCTGGGGCCTAGCCGGCACTGCTGAGAGGGAGCTCAGAACAGCGGGGACTTGGGGCCAAGCCATCTCTGGTGTGACGCCATTGAATTGCCCTCCCCCAAGGGTGCTCGCACATAGCTGGGGTCTCACAGAGCTGTGAGTGGGGGGCGTTGGAGATGCAAAGACCAGGCAGCCCCTCCAGTCTATGCCCAGAGAGAGGAGACAGCAGGTACAAAGCAACTGTGTGTGGGAGATGCAGCTTCGCGATCTGCACTTACTCCCTTGAGGGGGAATCTCTAGTCACATTTCGACCCGGGGGCAGGGGAGTTACTCATGGTTCTCGGTCAACGAGAGAAAGGAACCCGCTGGGGTCTGACCTTTGATACCCTGCCCTTCAGAGCCACAAGCTCCTGGACCAGGATAGCtaaccccacctctccccctctcctccattCCCAATAGCCATCTCTGTCCTCAGTCCTCACCCCCATCCTGCAAACCcctcctcagccaggctgcagtgATGGAGCACACAGGAGCAGGGCAGCCCAGCAGGGCCCATGCCATTGTCTGAACTCACGATCAAGGGTACTTAGAGTGGGGAGGGCCCATTGCAATGGCAGGCTCAATCCATGGGTTATGGTGCTGTGacaggaccccctgccaccctgCACCATGGCAACCCCTCCCTTCCGGCCAGGGGAGAGGACAGCAGCCACAGCGGGGAGCTTAGAGCCTCCAAGGGTGTTCCTCGCTGGCACGGGGAGGGACAGACAAGCTCAGGCACCAGGCCTGCCCTAGGTGTCTGAGGGAAGCCCCCGCCAAAAGGTGCCAGGGTGAGACAGGAGACTGCACCCTCCTGCTCTCCCTCCAGCTGCTGCACCACCGGGCAGTTTCACGATTTGCTCTTTTTGTCACAGTGCAGCTCAGAGACACAAGCCCTCGGAGCAGCAGCTGGGCCCGGATACCAGAACGACAGCCACAACAAGGGCCTTTCTGGTGCGCACGATTCTTATCAGCACAGCACAAAACTGCCAACAGCTCCTATGCCAGGCGGGACTCCACATGCCCAGAACACAGAGCCAGGCCCTCTACGCACCCACTCTCCACCCCCTGCCTGGGACCGGGCAGCCCAAACCCAAAGGAAGCTGAGTTCTCTGTCCGAGCACTGGGACTCAGGCCTGTTTCCACCAGGGGTTCTGGGCACCAGCGCATGAGGCCAGGACGagagtggagggggaagaggctgGGGGGACACTGAACCTCCTTTTCACCACGGCAATACAACAGGCCTCAGGGGAAGGTCcccagaaaggaggggaaagaagCTAGGAAGTGCTGAGCAGATCCAGGGCCCACTCGGAGCATGTGAGTTCCGGACTGAAACCGGAACTCAGGTGCTTTGAGGTCCAGCTCCCATGTGGCTCTGTGCTGCCGTGTGCTGTCCTGGATTATTCGCTTGGCAGCCCTTGGACGCTGGATGAGAAATGCCCTCAGACAGGAAGCTCCACTGCCTTGGCAGCGCTGGCTGCTGTTTACCTAAAAATCCCTGGACCACGTTGAATTTCCTTTGAAAGCTGAAGTCCCTGGAGCAGGACTGACGTGGCTTTCCACTGGGATTGCTCCCCCTGGAGTGTTAGCCAGACTGACCCCTGGGGTCATGCCCCCCGGCACACACCACCTGGAGTGCCAGCCACCCTGCACACCACAGGAGCACTGAGGCCGACAGGCTCTTTTTGCTAGTGCAGCCTCGCAAGAGCCAAGATTTGCAGCTGTGCACTGGGGTGGAAGTTGCAGGCGCTGGGCCAGAGCACCCGGGGTGAGAGAAGAAGGAAGCAGGCTTGGCCTGCCTTGCTAGCCAGTGATAATGGCaccacccctcccttcctcttcttGGCAGCCAGGGTCAGGGGCGAGCCGAAAGTAAAGCAGCAGGCAGGGCAagtagagtgtgtgtgggggggaacctAGCCACAAGGAGGGAACTCTGACCACCTCCCTCCATGGCACCAAAGGCCTGGTGATGGGCAGAGCCGCCTCCCCTTTGCATCCCACATGCTGTGTGGGACAGGATGCAGCTGGGCCTCTGGCCAGTGCAGCCTCGGCTGTGAGGGAGAAGCCAAAAGAAAGAACAGACACCTGGGCTGGGCCTGGGACCCAGTCTCTGGGCAAGTCTCCTCCCTGTTGTGCCACTGAGCCCCAAGGTCTGTTTCTGTCTCTTTTCACCCTGGGCCAGCCCTTCGCCCTGGCGGGAGCGGGAAGAGGCTGCGCTGAGTTTGGGAGCTGGGCTTGTGAATCAGGGCTGGCTTTGTGGCTGGGAGGCACTGGCAGCCTCTATTTACCCACAGGACAGGCACAGCCCCAGAGGCGGGCAGGGAAGGGCTTCCATCGGTCCCCTGCCCATGGGCCTCAACCTATCCCGCAGGCCGGTGCAGCGAGGGGGTCCAGCCTCGTTGTTCCAATCCCGCTGCACTGTGCCTGAATGTAAATGACAGCGTGAGGCACCGGGGAGCCAGGCCCAACAACGCAATTAGCCAAGGGCTGAGGGGGCTTTTGCAACATAGACATTTGCCCTGCTAGCAACTGGCCTGAGACCCTGCCCAACTCATCTCACATGAGGCAGCAAAGAGCCATCCAAAGGGAATGACGTTGGATCCCTACACACAAGGGCTGGAGTAGGACCAGCAACCTAGGACTATCCTCCTACCAGGCCCCTGAACCTCCCTTCCCCACACCATCCGACGCTGTGTAGGGCAGACTCCACACGCCCACTAATCCCAGCAGCTCCTTTCAACCACAGCCTGCCTGGCAGAGTCCCGCTAACCGTCCAGCACCCATCATCACTGCCCTGGGGGGGTCGAaagcctgcccctccccaggaTTTTCATTCAGTTCCTGCCTTGCACCATTCCCCTGGAAGACAAAGTGCCCGAAGACAGTCCTGAAACAAGTCTAACCCCCTcacctcctctcccttctcccgCTGGCCACAGCCCTGGGGAGAACTTCCTCCCAGGACGCAGATACAAGGAGAGGAGCTGAGTCAGCAATCAGGTGCCCTGAGGAACTGCAACCACAGTGCCAGTCAGATGCAGGCGAGAGTGACAGCGGAAGGCAAGGGGCCAGAGAGCCGAGCAGAGGGCCTCCCTCCGGGCCTCTCCTTGGTATTGTTAAATATACTGTAATAAACCCAGGGCCACTAAGGAATGCCCTAGCGGTCACTATTCTTCACCCCCTGGGCACCAGCAAGGATAGAACCCTGATCCCTCTGCACCAAAAGCACAAGCCTGCTCGAGCTGCAGGAGACTCTCCGTTCCCTAGTGGCAGTATAGGGCCTATGACTCACAACTGATGAGTTTTGTTTCTATCCAGCAAAGGGCAGCGGCGTTGCACACTAGTCAGTCACAGTATTAAACCCATCCCCTAAATGTAGCTGAGATCCATGTTTATTCACAATGTGACATTGTTTGGATGCTGGGGGTCCTGCTGTCCTTTCGCTGCACCCCGGGACCCTTCCTCCAGCCCTTGGCTGGAGACGCCTGCAGGCAGCTTTTGGAAGCCTGTCAGGGCCATTCCTAAAAGCCAGCTGGAGAGGGATTCTGCACATAACCAGACATTTCCCTGGCCATGCCTGGGAGCTGAGCCCACCAGTGCCACCCCACACCCAGTGACTGGCCTGCCTGTCAGCGTCACCCACCTCTTGGCTGGTGTCATGGCTGCTGctttactcacccatccagaccTCTCCAAACTGCCCCGCTCCCAGCTTTTCCACCAGCTTGAGCGTCTCCCGAGGCACCTCCCATTCGTCCTGCCACCAGGGCTTCTGCGGCTTCTGGTTCTGGCAGGGCTTGCCCAGGCGGGTGCATAACCCATCTATATTGCCTGCAgggtgggaagcaggggaggcAAATCAAGGGGTAAACATGAGGCTGCATGGAAGAGCAAAGGGGGTGCATGCAGGACGGGGTGAGGGAGTGTGGCCATGGCCAGGCACTACAAGTGCGGCTGTGCTGTCAGTGACTTGCGACCAGCTTTTGCAGATCCATTTGTCCAGAGCGAAAGCTCATTCGCCTTCACGAGAGGAGACAAAACACAACTCAGCCTCAGAGACAGACTGCACAGTTCCCCCTGTGCCAGCTTCTCCCTGAAGGAGGTGCTGTGGGGCACGGGATCTGAGAGCTGTTGTACGTGTCCATGGGAGATGGAACCGCAGTGGTTCCAGCAGTGATAAGTGGACGTTTCAGTGCCCTCTCTCCCTTGGGTTGCTGTGACCTCTCCTGGCAGCACCCGGGGCTTACGTGTGTAATGCTCCACCAGGTCGTGCAGGCTGCTGAAGGTGATGCGCGGGGAGATGTAATACCCCCCATTGTCCATGTTCCGGATCTTGTAGTGCTTCACCATCTCGCCTTGGTTTTGGTCGAAGTCCCTCACTGACAGGGAGAAGGAACCTAGCGAGGCCAACATGAAATAAGGAATGAGGTCGCTGCAGGCTTGGTCTCCTTTTCTCACCTTGAAGACTCCTGCCCCACAgttcctgctcccagcccaccctCCCCCAGGGGACTCCCGGAGCAAAGCTGGACCGTGCCAGGCATTGGAAGAGGTGCACCAACATGCCATAAGAGGTGGCTTCTCTTCAGGCCCATGCTGAGTCCATTGGAGAGAGGCCGGGGAATGCTGGCCAATagaaggccaaatcctgctcccatgGCTGTCACCACAGCACCACAACTGGCACAAGACAGTCTTGTGTTCTGGGCTGTTTGCGCCATCCCTATAGCCAGGGTAAGACAGTGCAGAATAGCAAGTATCTGCCCCTCTGCTTTATAACCTGAGCAGCTGAATGCCAGGAGGAGGGGAgcatccccacacacagcccaggTATGCAAAcgtgcacacacacccctatagGAAGAAGTGTGGTACAGTTCCTGGTTTGCTGGGAGGAAACCCACTGCCAGAGGCCCATCTGGCACTGTCAGGGCACTGCTATGGGGAAGCTCACGCTGACGGTAGCCTTAGTGGTACAATCAGGCTACAAAAGAATTGGATTCCCCGTAGAGTAGCAGACAGTGTTAACATTGTGCATTCAGAGCACCAGGTAGGAGGCAGGCTCAGAGGTGCCAGACACGGGCATCCGCCCTGGCCCTCCACTCACTGGCTGCAAGTTACCTTTGGTGGATTCGCTCTCCCGGATCAGGAAGGAGCCATGTGTGTTCCCGGAGGCCAGGAGCTGTCGCTCAGCGTCCTTCCGGCTTAGGTTTTTGAAGAACCAGCTGCATGGACCAAGACAGAATTAGTGCCATGCAGACTTGTGCTTCCCTACCCCACTGCCTACCCCCACGCCAGCAGAGACAAACCAGAGATGCCTTGCTGTGCTCCTGAGGAGGACAGGAATCAGAGATCCATTGGGGCTCGCATCGCCCAGTCCCCTCCTCCCCTAGGACCAGGGGCATGTTTCCTAGCCCTGCAGCCAGGCTCAGGGCAAATATGGCCAGGGCTGAGACTTCCCTCTGGGGGGGGCCATGGGCTGGGGGCAGAATACCGAACCCAGACGACACATCCACTCACGGTTCTGGCTCCAGGCTGTTCACCCGGGCGACGAAGTTATAGGGAATGTACCCTTcctggccagtggtgagcgactGGGCCTTCCACCACTCCCCGGTCCTGAAACGAGACCAGAAGAAAGGCCAACCTCAGCCCCCCAGtcctgctggggaggggcggTTCCACGGACACAGAGGTCTGGGTGGAAAGAGGCCAGCGGGGCCTCAGACTGGCAGGGGAAGATGCTCCCAGCTGACTGGGAAGGTGGCAGACTGCCTGGTGATGCTGGCTCATTTGAGGGTCATCCTTCCCCCCACTTCTTACCTTAGTGCCCAATGGGCACTTCCCTCTCACTTGTAGTTTATTGCTAGATGCAGCCtcgtccccttctccctccccaaggCAGGAGTGCAGGGCACTGAGGGTCCTGcctgcctccagttctggggtCCCACCAGGAAACTGCAGGCAATCGGCtggcagcaggacccctcccTGGCAGGTGCTTGTCCGGCAGCACGGACCGGCCCATGAGCCCGCACGGCTGGCTGGAGAGAACATGCTCCAAGTTGCTCTCCAATGCATGGCTTAGTGTGAGCGGGGAAAAGGCAACAGACTTACTCCTCCAGAAGTCGGAGTGTTTCCCCCTTCTGGAGCCCCAGGTCACCATCGTGAGTTGGTTCATAGTCATACAAAGCGACCACTAGTTTATCTGGAAAGAAAAGCAAGAGATCTCTTTAGAGGTGGCTGGACAGAGGCGAGGTGCATCAGGGGCCTGACAGTGGCCTGtggagcctttcacctccagGGTGCTAGTTTGGTCCCAGCTCCTGTCAATTAGCTATTGCCAcctgatggctgtttggtggctTACATGAAATGAGTTCGATAGGGCTCAACCCAGCGTCCAATGAGCGCTAATTGGAAGTCTTCGCAGAGACCTGAAAGTGGAATGGTTATAAAGGCTAGAGCCCGAGTGGTGGCCCCTCTGGGTTAGACTGGAAGAAGCCCGTGgttgggggcagaactggggggaATTCAGAATTTCTGTCCTACGGGAAATGCTGAGAATTCGAAATCGGGTTCTGCCCTGAATCAGGAGGAAAAGTTGAAAAGTCCAGAATTTTCcatgaaacaaaatattccacAAATCTTCCATTTCAGCCTTAGGGAAGCATTCCATTTTGGCACTGATCCTTTTCACGGTTACATTCTATTCTATTATGAAGGTGATCATTTCCCACAAGAAACAACGATGAAATGGACCCATTCCCGCGAAAGGGTTTGATTTTGTACAAATCAGCGTTTGCCGACGGCGGACGCTTCCGCTGGAACATTTTCAACCTGCTCGAGGAGGGGGTGAAACTTGCACTGGGGCTGTGTGCACAAGAGAGGACTCTGTGCCCCATGGGCCGTTGCTCAGGTACCATCCAAGAGCTCTCAGTTTAGATCCACACAAGCTAAAGGGAGGACTGAGAGGGGAAGAAAAGCAAAGAGAATGAGGAAGATGACGGGCTCGACTCTCCCCAGCTCTACACCTTGCATTGTCTGTTACCCCCGTGCAGAGTGGGAGTAAAAATTCTACCCTCCTTTTGCATGGAGGTGAGTGATGGCACAAGGTGCAGGCGAGAGAGGGTCTGGCCCAAGGTGTCTCTATGAACGGCAATAGGTGAGTTACTGGAAAGACTTCACCTTTGGAAGTCACGTCGCTAACATGCACTTTTCCTTTCCCACCGATGTGCTATTGTTCCACTAGCTGGGACTGACTCATTTGCACAGAACCCACTGGTGGCACAGAACCCACTGGTGGGCTGCTTCCCCAGCACCGGAGACCCCTCTTCCCGTAGTGTTCTGGTCTGCAGGTACCAACCTTGCATAGGAGAGCAAGGCGGAGAAGGAATTTCATAGGACACCAAAGGATCACGCACCTCGGAGCCATTGTGTATCAGCCTCTGGAGGGAAGAAAAGAGACCAGAATGAAGGGGATTTCTCTGATTTTCTCTTCTAGAAGGAACTCCCACCCCCGCACCCAGTTTCTTCCAGTCTCCCCTTCACACCGTCCTCTCAGCTTCACTTCCTCCCCAGCAGGGCATAACCAAGGGTTTCCCCTTCCATCTGCCTGAGTGAGGAGTTTCTCTGTGCTTTGGGTTCACAGGTTCCTCCTTAGCTATACAAGACCCTTGCATACTGGATCCCAAACGCTCGGCACTGTGGAGCTTCTGCAAGTCTTAGCCATTTCCTCCACCCATGCCAGTCCAAAAGGGCACGATCCCAAGGAaaggccccaccccaaagctgtGATGagaggagagctctcccccatcctcacctgGGATTTACTAGCTGGATCTATGGGGTAATTGCAGCGCTCACAGATGTCAATGTTCTCGATCCAATCTTCGTCATAGTCAGAACTGCAGCAACAGCCCATGGTCCCTGCAGGAAGAGGGGGACAAGAGCCAGAAGATGTGAAAAGGGAGAATCCGGGTCTTCattcctcacccagagggaactGAACATCCCAGCACAAACCAAATGCAAACAGGCACGTCCCTGGAATGCAGGCGACAGCCTTGCCACAAGCAACAGGTCTGGTTGGAATCCAGTCTCCTCCCTGGTTCTAAAGGAGGCCTCAATGGCATCAGACCCCAGAGGACAGGGAAGAACTAGGTGTTGGCTCCTCCATAGGCACAGGGCTCAGTTGTGGGGCTGAGGCATAGCATGGGGCCATCCCCACCCAGGGGGCATTGAAGGAGGAAATTATGCCTCTTGGCCTCCCCTCCCTTTCTAGGTTGATGTGTGGCCTTCAGTTGTCACTCAGTGCTTAAGGTACTTGCCAGAGCTCTCCTATGCGTACCAAGAGCTTCCCAGTGCCCCACCCAGCCTCTCTTTCTGGGAAGTTCAGCCCTTAAAGGCGCAGGCCCCTTCGACGCCACAATATATGTCCCCCGGAGGAGCAGTCTCTCAAGCTCTCCAGAGCATGACTGTGACCAGCCCTCCTGCAGGATGTGCAAAGGGCTGAGAGAGCCTGTACACGAGTGACAGCTGCCATCGTGGTTGGGGAGTTAAACCCAGGCTCTCCAAAGCTAAAAGCGTGAGCctttacagcttgagctaaagagacaATCTCTATGGCAGGTGGCCGCACAGACTCTCAGCCTCTGTGCATCGAGCAAAGAAGGGGGCAGCATTGACTGGTGGCTTCATGCGTGCCCCAGATCCTCACACTCACAGTAATTAGCTCCATCTATCTGAGGAGTGGAGGGGAGTTAATCAGTGGTAATATCCTCTTACACTTCAACTGCACTTCCCATCACAAGCCagacaaagtgctttacagacttCACAGCCTGAGATATTAACTGCATATTCACTGCTTCGCCTACCACCACAGAAACGCAGCCATCTCTGGGATAGAACGCAGCTGCCGTTTATCAGACCACAGCAACATTTGCACaagagtttaggacaggaagtgatggAGCCAGGACTGTGAAGGGAATTGAGGGAGGCCGAACGTAATTATCCACGTTGGAATCTGGCCAGGACATTGGAAGGAACACCCCTGATCATGCAAACAACACGACTGACTCATTAATGACCATAAGGAAGCAGGTCCTTGGTGTTATGCCTAAATACAGCATGACAGGGCCCTTAACACCACACAAAGACATTGGCTCAAAGGTGAACAGAGTCCGTCTCCTAAAGCACCAGTGTCATCTTTTGTCCCCCTCCAGTACTGACCTAGTTTAACCCTGCACAGCCCCGGAGATCGCACAGAAATCACGGCCCCAAGTGGCGCAGCTGCAGATTAGTCCCAAGTAACTGTCTGCCGTTCAAAGGAGCACTGCTGATGCAGAGAGGAGTTTAGGAACTCCAGCCATTCAGCCCTTGAAAAGCCCATTCCCCAGAGAGGTCCCTGATGCcaggaacaagacctgggaatagggtgaccagacagcaaatgtgaaaaatcaggacaggaggtgagaggtaataggagcgtatataagaaaaagacccaaaaatcgggactgtccctataaaatcgggacatctggtcaccctagctgggaagACAGAACAAGACAAGCTGCCCCAGCCAGCAGAACCAGCTAGAGTGCCCAACCTTGGGAATTTGCATCTTCATCCCCTCTCTCATCTCAGGGGCCTGATCTTTGCATGCTGCTCTCATCGGCATCCATGCAGAGGATGGACAATACACAGGCCCGGCGTGTGCTTCACATTATCTCTGCTGGGGCGACCCCACTTCTTCATTCactcccatttccagcttctccaTCCGCTAAGGACGGACGAGAGTTACTAGCTGAAGCACTGGCGGGGGCACTGTTTGTTCCCAAGATGTACTCCAAGTCCTTCTGCCCTTTGGGACAAGTTTCCAACAGGGCCACAACTTTTGGATGGCTCCTGTTTTCAGGAGCACAACTTGAGACCCCGGAGGcgtgattttcagagatgcagagcacccaccattCTCAATGGTTTCAACACGTACGACCGGTTCCTCGTAATAAAGAATCAGCCGAACGGGCAGAATCGCCCCAGCAAACAGACTGACCCGGACCCGGCGTTTGAGACTACGAATGCTGAAGTGCTCCTGGAATGGCACACCCAGGAGTGTGGGTGGCACATACATACAAACATGTGGTATGTGCAAAACAGCAGGCGGGGGTTTCAGGGACGGGCTGGCAAATGTGGGCCTTGCCAGCGGAAAGCGCCCTTTTCACGTTAGCCGCACAAGCCATCTGGAAAGCATGGCCCTCCCACAAATGCTGATCACAGCATAaatcggggggggtgggggggaggaaacgCCGCCCGGTGAGTCAGTCTGGAAAGATCAGCCCACAGCCACGGAAAAGCCTGGCTTAGGGCatctccctcctctgcctccctcgCCATTGGTCTGCCTCACACGGTGCCGAGCACCCCGGTTCCCTTTGAAATCTATTAAGGGTGAGAGAGCTCAGAACTCACAGGCGCTGGGCCCTAGTGGTTTGGAATTTGTGCTGAGGGGCCTTGCCTGTCGCTAAGGCTTCATGTTTATAGATGCCAGACAACTGCGGAAGCTAAGATGAGAGATGGCTCCTTTCATAGAGACTGTCAGCTTCGTTCATTTCAGGTGGGCATGGAATGGGTGCTGCGAGGGGAGAGCCCAGTGGCACACACCAATCCCATGTCTGCAATGGCCCGGGAATGTTCTCTGGGGATAGGGAACTATggcccagagagattaagtgacttgccagagATCACACAgggcatctgtggcagagcagggaatcacaTCTGTGTCTCTCTAGTCCTaggttagtgccctaaccacgAGAGCAGCCTTTGTCTCTCAGTGCTTGCACCTTGCGTGACCATCTGCACCTGACATATAACCTTGTCTCTAGCGATATGAGAGCCTCTCCTCTTGCCCCCTGGAACAGCCTGCCTGTATCTCACTGTCTCATCAACTCACCATTTGTTTTCCATTCTTCCTCTgagccagggccagcgcttccatttaggggACCTAGGCAGTTgcttagggcaccaggatttgagagggcagcagactgctctggtggacctcccgcaggtgtgcctgtggagggtccgctggtcccgcggctctggtggagcatccgcaggcacgcctgcgggaggtccaccggagctgcaggactggcgagccggccctgcgcctaggcaccaaaaaccctggcgccgctcctgctctgAGCACCTATCGGTTAGCCCTGGcactggctcccagcactggcagCTATTCCCCTCCTGGAATAGCTGGTGCTgcgactacacaagccatgttaaagcgctggtgctgcggcagcgctttaatgttgccAGTGACGACGTGCTGGAAAACTTTTGTCGCTCGGGAGGAGTTTTTTCACActccctgaatgacaaaagtttgagcgctgaaagtggcagtgtagacacagtcctAGTGTGTAAGAATGAGTTCACAGCAGTCACAGGTAATACACCAGCCCCTGAGTCCCCCTGCCCTTTGTTATGGTATGAAACGCACAAAGGGAACAAACTGAGAAGCTTGATTCTCCACTCAGTCAAACTGGCTTCACACCAGCATAGTTCCTTCTCTTTGCATCAACCGGgatgaaaaatcaggcccaatgaATTATTTTCTTTCTAGCATATTTAATCTCTGCTAATCTTAGACTTCACTTGTAAtaacagcaggggctggggggaatgACTGAAATGTGGCTTTTGCCATTGAGAGTTTCCCTTTAACTTCACATTGGCATTATTTAAGTTGGCAAAGTATTTCGGGCTGGAGCAG
This region of Gopherus flavomarginatus isolate rGopFla2 chromosome 22, rGopFla2.mat.asm, whole genome shotgun sequence genomic DNA includes:
- the LCK gene encoding tyrosine-protein kinase Lck; translated protein: MGCCCSSDYDEDWIENIDICERCNYPIDPASKSQRLIHNGSEVRDPLVSYEIPSPPCSPMQDKLVVALYDYEPTHDGDLGLQKGETLRLLEETGEWWKAQSLTTGQEGYIPYNFVARVNSLEPEPWFFKNLSRKDAERQLLASGNTHGSFLIRESESTKGSFSLSVRDFDQNQGEMVKHYKIRNMDNGGYYISPRITFSSLHDLVEHYTRNIDGLCTRLGKPCQNQKPQKPWWQDEWEVPRETLKLVEKLGAGQFGEVWMGYYNGHTKVAIKNLKQGSMSPSAFLAEANLMKSLQHPKLVRLYAVVTQEPIYIITEYMEKGSLVDFLKTPEGIGLTINKLLDMAAQIAEGMAFIEEKNYIHRDLRAANILVSETLCCKIADFGLARLIEDNEYTAREGAKFPIKWTAPEAINYGTFTIKSDVWSFGILLTEIVTYGRIPYPGMTNPEVIQNLERGYRMPQPDNCPEELYALMMHCWKERPEERPTFEYMKSVLEDFFTATEGQYQQQP